The genomic interval GCTTCGCGGCCAGCGCCTGGTCCTTTTACCATCACTTCGACAGTTCTCATGCCATGCTCCATCGCAGCTTTAGCAGCTGTTTCAGCAGCCATTTGCGCTGCGAAAGGCGTGCTCTTACGTGAGCCTCTGAAGCCCATGTTGCCAGAGCTTGCCCATGAAATTGCATTGCCGTGAGGATCCGTGATCGTAACGATCGTATTGTTGAATGTCGAGCGAATGTGCGCAACGCCAGTCTCAATATTCTTCCGGTCGCGGCGTTTTGTACGAACGACTTTTTTTGGTTTAGCCATTGTCCATTATCCTCCCTTCTTATTTCTTCTTGTTAGCTACAGTCCGACGAGGACCTTTACGCGTACGTGCATTTGTCTTAGTACGTTGACCGCGAACAGGCAAGCCGCGACGGTGACGAAGTCCACGGTAGCATCCGATTTCAGTCAGACGTTTAATGTTAAGTGAAATTTCACGACGCAAGTCGCCTTCTACTTTAACAGATTTATCAATTGCTTCGCGAAGGCGAGCAAGTTCGTCTTCTGTCAAGTCACGAACACGAGTGTCGTAGCTAACTTCAGCTGTATTCAAAAGTTTTTGCGACGTTGTTTTGCCGATACCGAAAATGTATGTCAGGGCGATTTCGACGCGTTTGTCACGCGGCAAGTCTACACCAGCTATACGTGCCATAGGCTATATTCCCCTCCTTCTATCCTTGTTTTTGTTTGTGTTTCGGATTTTCACAAATCACCATAACGTTGCCTTTGCGACGAATGACTTTGCATTTTTCGCAGATCGGCTTTACCGAAGGTCTAACCTTCATTGTGATTACCTCCCGAATCTTTCGTAATAAGCTCCAAATTGAGCCTATTTACGATAGGTGATGCGCCCTTTTGATAAATCATAAGGCGATAACTGTATAACCACCTTGTCTCCTGTCAGGATGCGAATAAAGTGCATTCTGAGCTTACCGGAAACATGTGCGAGAATTTGATGACCGTTCTCCAGCTCCACCTTGAACGTGGCATTCGGCAACGGTTCAATAACCGTACCTTCGACCTCAATGATGTCTTC from Paenibacillus sp. FSL K6-3182 carries:
- the rpsK gene encoding 30S ribosomal protein S11, whose product is MAKPKKVVRTKRRDRKNIETGVAHIRSTFNNTIVTITDPHGNAISWASSGNMGFRGSRKSTPFAAQMAAETAAKAAMEHGMRTVEVMVKGPGAGREAAIRSLQAAGLEVNLIKDVTPVPHNGCRPPKRRRV
- the rpsM gene encoding 30S ribosomal protein S13 — its product is MARIAGVDLPRDKRVEIALTYIFGIGKTTSQKLLNTAEVSYDTRVRDLTEDELARLREAIDKSVKVEGDLRREISLNIKRLTEIGCYRGLRHRRGLPVRGQRTKTNARTRKGPRRTVANKKK
- the rpmJ gene encoding 50S ribosomal protein L36; protein product: MKVRPSVKPICEKCKVIRRKGNVMVICENPKHKQKQG
- the infA gene encoding translation initiation factor IF-1, which codes for MAKEDIIEVEGTVIEPLPNATFKVELENGHQILAHVSGKLRMHFIRILTGDKVVIQLSPYDLSKGRITYRK